Proteins encoded in a region of the Rutidosis leptorrhynchoides isolate AG116_Rl617_1_P2 chromosome 9, CSIRO_AGI_Rlap_v1, whole genome shotgun sequence genome:
- the LOC139867179 gene encoding uncharacterized protein, translating into MTRRSTSCLKSCLVTFAVISALCVSGPAIYWKINKGGFNLKGGSSISCNPCICDCPPPLSLLKLAPGLANLSAIDCGKDDPDLKEELEKQFVDLLSEELRLQETVSEEHIRHMNITFGEARRVAAQYQKEAEKCNTATETCEQAREQAEALMRQEKKITSLWEQRARQLGWEGQ; encoded by the exons atGACAAGGAGATCTACATCGTGTTTAAAAAGTTGTTTAGTAACATTTGCAGTGATTTCAGCACTTTGTGTATCTGGGCCAGCTATTTATTGGAAAATTAACAAGGGGGGTTTTAATCTGAAAGGGGGTTCCTCAATTTCTTGTAACCCATGTATATGTGATTGCCCTCCACCTCTCTCACTTCTCAAACTTGCTCCTG GATTGGCAAATCTTTCAGCTATAG ATTGTGGGAAGGATGATCCAGATCTAAAAGAAGAATTGGAGAAGCAATTTGTGGATTTACTATCAGAAGAACTTAGACTGCAAGAAACTGTCAGTGAAGAACACATTCGTCATATGAACATTACGTTTGGTGAAGCAAGAAGAGTAGCTGCACAGTACCAAAAAGAAGCTGAAAAATGCAACACGGCTACTGAAACATGTGAACAAGCGAGAGAACAAGCTGAAGCTTTAATGAGACAAGAAAAGAAGATAACTTCTTTATGGGAGCAAAGAGCTAGACAACTTGGTTGGGAAGGACAATAA